The Humulus lupulus chromosome 3, drHumLupu1.1, whole genome shotgun sequence genome window below encodes:
- the LOC133821914 gene encoding receptor-like kinase TMK4 isoform X2, producing the protein MMSSLLEAISPAPIGWSHSAHYCSKWKGVKCSSSGRVSAINLAHHNLTGTLPSNLASLSELNSFNLKGNRFSGPLPSFADLSLLEEIFLDYNNFTSVPPRCFQGLTSLMVLTMNQNINLDRWVFPIELTDSPSLVNISLVNCNVKGPIPDIFGFGSFPKLYGLTLSHNNLSGVLPPSFAESGIQYLMLDTNKLIGTIGVVSNMTKLSQVWLSGNNFTGPIPDLSKLDTLFNINLQDNKLTGVVPRSLISIPSLRNVSLANNLLQGPLPSFPYVAKPNLGENSFCMDTPGPCNWQVAVLLEVAGDLGYPLSLASSWRGNDACEGWISVGCDLHRNVVNVTFQKRGFTGRISPAFSNLTQLQNLWLNDNNLTGPIPESLTHLHSLQLLNVSHNNLSGTIPTFQLTVNLITTGNPLLKNHTSSSLEHNGTSTNGGESNNDPVKAATGKGREFKVIVAIAAIGLIMIMMLFCQRKFPIKKLNFFWKKQNPAHRNIETFLRNCGPLQVRRYSYSEVKKMTNSFKEKLGQGGFGSVYKGKLHDGSLIAVKVLNESKTTNGEDFINEVATISRTSHVNIVSLLGFCFEGAKKALIYEFLVNGSLEKFVFEEDATENNHKLDWETHYQISLGIARGLEYLHRGCNTRILHFDIKPHNILLDAEFVPKISDFGLAKICSRQESLSSMLGPRGTIGYIAPEIFSRNFGVISYKSDVYSYGMMVLEIVGGRQNVNVQANNTSEIYFPHWVYRRLELDEEVSLKRISDEEDKTKVKKMIIVSLWCVQADPANRPTMSKVIEMLEGSVDSLQVPPSPFLSSCSTSLPAEFSSSIVFSPK; encoded by the exons ATGATGTCGAGCCTCCTCGAGGCCATATCTCCTGCCCCAATCGGCTGGTCTCACTCTGCTCACTATTGCTCCAAATGGAAAGGCGTAAAGTGTAGCTCCTCCGGCCGAGTCTCCGCCATCAACTTAGCCCATCACAATCTAACGGGAACTCTCCCTTCCAATCTCGCTTCTCTCTCTGAACTAAATTCCTTCAATCTCAAAGGCAACCGCTTCTCTGGGCCATTGCCTTCCTTCGCCGACCTTTCTTTGCTCGAAGAAATCTTCCTTGACTACAACAATTTCACGTCCGTACCCCCTCGTTGTTTCCAAGGACTCACCAGTTTGATGGTCTTGACTATGAATCAAAACATCAATCTCGACCGTTGGGTTTTTCCCATTGAGCTTACTGATTCTCCAAGCTTGGTTAATATAAGCCTGGTCAATTGTAACGTAAAGGGTCCCATACCAGACATCTTCGGTTTCGGTTCCTTCCCGAAATTGTATGGTCTGACGCTTTCTCACAATAATCTCAGTGGGGTTTTGCCTCCGAGCTTTGCTGAATCTGGGATTCAGTACCTCATGCTCGACACAAATAAATTAATCGGTACAATCGGCGTTGTCTCGAATATGACCAAGTTGTCCCAAGTCTGGCTTTCCGGCAACAATTTCACCGGTCCAATCCCGGACCTGTCTAAACTGGACACCCTTTTCAACATCAATCTCCAGGATAACAAACTCACCGGTGTTGTTCCAAGGTCATTGATCTCGATTCCAAGCTTGCGAAATGTGTCTTTGGCGAACAATCTGTTGCAGGGTCCTCTGCCTTCGTTCCCTTACGTCGCCAAACCCAATCTTGGAGAAAATAGCTTTTGTATGGACACTCCAGGACCTTGTAATTGGCAAGTAGCGGTACTGCTTGAAGTTGCTGGAGACTTGGGATATCCTCTTTCGCTGGCTAGTTCTTGGCGAGGGAATGATGCGTGCGaaggctggatttctgttggttGCGATTTGCACAGAAACGTTGTGAATGTGACTTTTCAGAAACGGGGTTTCACTGGGAGGATCTCCCCTGCTTTTTCCAATCTTACACAGTTGCAGAATTTGTGGTTGAATGACAATAACTTGACCGGTCCCATACCGGAGAGCTTAACACACTTGCATAGTCTTCAGCTTCTTAATGTTTCTCATAACAATCTCAGTGGAACAATTCCTACGTTTCAATTGACAGTGAATTTAATTACTACTGGTAATCCACTATTGAAGAATCATACTTCTTCTAGCTTGGAACATAATGGGACTTCAACGAATG GAGGAGAGAGCAACAACGATCCGGTCAAAGCAGCAACAG GAAAAGGAAGAGAGTTCAAGGTTATTGTTGCAATAG CTGCAATTGGGCTAATCATGATAATGATGCTCTTCTGCCAGAGGAAGTttccaataaaaaaattaaatttcttTTGGAAGAAGCAGAATCCTGCTCATCGAAACATTGAGACTTTTCTAAGGAACTGTGGGCCACTCCAAGTTAGAAGATATAGCTATTCTGAGGTTAAGAAAATGACCAACTCCTTCAAAGAAAAATTAGGCCAAGGAGGTTTTGGTAGTGTCTACAAAGGAAAGTTACATGATGGCTCTCTTATTGCTGTGAAGGTGTTAAATGAATCAAAGACCACTAATGGAGAAGATTTCATCAATGAGGTGGCAACCATTAGCAGAACTTCTCATGTCAACATTGTCTCTTTATTGGGTTTTTGTTTTGAGGGTGCAAAAAAAGCTCTCATTTATGAGTTCCTGGTTAATGGATCCCTTGAGAAGTTTGTTTTTGAAGAAGATGCAACTGAAAATAATCATAAGTTGGATTGGGAAACACACTACCAAATTTCACTTGGCATTGCTAGGGGATTAGAGTACTTGCATCGCGGTTGCAACACAAGGATCTTGCATTTCGATATCAAGCCTCACAATATTCTTCTTGATGCAGAATTTGTGCCCAAAATCTCAGATTTTGGCCTTGCTAAGATTTGCAGCAGACAAGAAAGTCTAAGCTCTATGTTGGGTCCAAGAGGGACTATTGGATACATTGCTCCTGAAATCTTTAGTAGAAACTTTGGAGTAATTTCGTACAAGTCTGATGTCTATAGTTATGGGATgatggtcttagaaatagttggtgGAAGACAAAATGTCAATGTCCAAGCTAATAATACtagtgaaatatattttccaCATTGGGTTTATAGACGACTTGAATTGGACGAAGAAGTTAGCCTGAAGAGAATTAGTGATGAAGAAGATAAAACAAAAGTGAAGAAGATGATAATTGTGAGCTTGTGGTGTGTACAGGCTGACCCTGCAAACAGACCAACCATGAGCAAAGTGATAGAAATGTTGGAAGGGAGTGTTGATTCCTTGCAAGTACCACCCAGTCCTTTCTTGTCTTCTTGTTCAACTTCACTTCCTGCAGAATTTTCTAGCAGTATAGTTTTTAGTCCCAAATAA
- the LOC133821914 gene encoding receptor-like kinase TMK4 isoform X1, translating to MMSSLLEAISPAPIGWSHSAHYCSKWKGVKCSSSGRVSAINLAHHNLTGTLPSNLASLSELNSFNLKGNRFSGPLPSFADLSLLEEIFLDYNNFTSVPPRCFQGLTSLMVLTMNQNINLDRWVFPIELTDSPSLVNISLVNCNVKGPIPDIFGFGSFPKLYGLTLSHNNLSGVLPPSFAESGIQYLMLDTNKLIGTIGVVSNMTKLSQVWLSGNNFTGPIPDLSKLDTLFNINLQDNKLTGVVPRSLISIPSLRNVSLANNLLQGPLPSFPYVAKPNLGENSFCMDTPGPCNWQVAVLLEVAGDLGYPLSLASSWRGNDACEGWISVGCDLHRNVVNVTFQKRGFTGRISPAFSNLTQLQNLWLNDNNLTGPIPESLTHLHSLQLLNVSHNNLSGTIPTFQLTVNLITTGNPLLKNHTSSSLEHNGTSTNGTTPVSPGGESNNDPVKAATGKGREFKVIVAIAAIGLIMIMMLFCQRKFPIKKLNFFWKKQNPAHRNIETFLRNCGPLQVRRYSYSEVKKMTNSFKEKLGQGGFGSVYKGKLHDGSLIAVKVLNESKTTNGEDFINEVATISRTSHVNIVSLLGFCFEGAKKALIYEFLVNGSLEKFVFEEDATENNHKLDWETHYQISLGIARGLEYLHRGCNTRILHFDIKPHNILLDAEFVPKISDFGLAKICSRQESLSSMLGPRGTIGYIAPEIFSRNFGVISYKSDVYSYGMMVLEIVGGRQNVNVQANNTSEIYFPHWVYRRLELDEEVSLKRISDEEDKTKVKKMIIVSLWCVQADPANRPTMSKVIEMLEGSVDSLQVPPSPFLSSCSTSLPAEFSSSIVFSPK from the exons ATGATGTCGAGCCTCCTCGAGGCCATATCTCCTGCCCCAATCGGCTGGTCTCACTCTGCTCACTATTGCTCCAAATGGAAAGGCGTAAAGTGTAGCTCCTCCGGCCGAGTCTCCGCCATCAACTTAGCCCATCACAATCTAACGGGAACTCTCCCTTCCAATCTCGCTTCTCTCTCTGAACTAAATTCCTTCAATCTCAAAGGCAACCGCTTCTCTGGGCCATTGCCTTCCTTCGCCGACCTTTCTTTGCTCGAAGAAATCTTCCTTGACTACAACAATTTCACGTCCGTACCCCCTCGTTGTTTCCAAGGACTCACCAGTTTGATGGTCTTGACTATGAATCAAAACATCAATCTCGACCGTTGGGTTTTTCCCATTGAGCTTACTGATTCTCCAAGCTTGGTTAATATAAGCCTGGTCAATTGTAACGTAAAGGGTCCCATACCAGACATCTTCGGTTTCGGTTCCTTCCCGAAATTGTATGGTCTGACGCTTTCTCACAATAATCTCAGTGGGGTTTTGCCTCCGAGCTTTGCTGAATCTGGGATTCAGTACCTCATGCTCGACACAAATAAATTAATCGGTACAATCGGCGTTGTCTCGAATATGACCAAGTTGTCCCAAGTCTGGCTTTCCGGCAACAATTTCACCGGTCCAATCCCGGACCTGTCTAAACTGGACACCCTTTTCAACATCAATCTCCAGGATAACAAACTCACCGGTGTTGTTCCAAGGTCATTGATCTCGATTCCAAGCTTGCGAAATGTGTCTTTGGCGAACAATCTGTTGCAGGGTCCTCTGCCTTCGTTCCCTTACGTCGCCAAACCCAATCTTGGAGAAAATAGCTTTTGTATGGACACTCCAGGACCTTGTAATTGGCAAGTAGCGGTACTGCTTGAAGTTGCTGGAGACTTGGGATATCCTCTTTCGCTGGCTAGTTCTTGGCGAGGGAATGATGCGTGCGaaggctggatttctgttggttGCGATTTGCACAGAAACGTTGTGAATGTGACTTTTCAGAAACGGGGTTTCACTGGGAGGATCTCCCCTGCTTTTTCCAATCTTACACAGTTGCAGAATTTGTGGTTGAATGACAATAACTTGACCGGTCCCATACCGGAGAGCTTAACACACTTGCATAGTCTTCAGCTTCTTAATGTTTCTCATAACAATCTCAGTGGAACAATTCCTACGTTTCAATTGACAGTGAATTTAATTACTACTGGTAATCCACTATTGAAGAATCATACTTCTTCTAGCTTGGAACATAATGGGACTTCAACGAATGGTACTACTCCGGTTTCCCCTG GAGGAGAGAGCAACAACGATCCGGTCAAAGCAGCAACAG GAAAAGGAAGAGAGTTCAAGGTTATTGTTGCAATAG CTGCAATTGGGCTAATCATGATAATGATGCTCTTCTGCCAGAGGAAGTttccaataaaaaaattaaatttcttTTGGAAGAAGCAGAATCCTGCTCATCGAAACATTGAGACTTTTCTAAGGAACTGTGGGCCACTCCAAGTTAGAAGATATAGCTATTCTGAGGTTAAGAAAATGACCAACTCCTTCAAAGAAAAATTAGGCCAAGGAGGTTTTGGTAGTGTCTACAAAGGAAAGTTACATGATGGCTCTCTTATTGCTGTGAAGGTGTTAAATGAATCAAAGACCACTAATGGAGAAGATTTCATCAATGAGGTGGCAACCATTAGCAGAACTTCTCATGTCAACATTGTCTCTTTATTGGGTTTTTGTTTTGAGGGTGCAAAAAAAGCTCTCATTTATGAGTTCCTGGTTAATGGATCCCTTGAGAAGTTTGTTTTTGAAGAAGATGCAACTGAAAATAATCATAAGTTGGATTGGGAAACACACTACCAAATTTCACTTGGCATTGCTAGGGGATTAGAGTACTTGCATCGCGGTTGCAACACAAGGATCTTGCATTTCGATATCAAGCCTCACAATATTCTTCTTGATGCAGAATTTGTGCCCAAAATCTCAGATTTTGGCCTTGCTAAGATTTGCAGCAGACAAGAAAGTCTAAGCTCTATGTTGGGTCCAAGAGGGACTATTGGATACATTGCTCCTGAAATCTTTAGTAGAAACTTTGGAGTAATTTCGTACAAGTCTGATGTCTATAGTTATGGGATgatggtcttagaaatagttggtgGAAGACAAAATGTCAATGTCCAAGCTAATAATACtagtgaaatatattttccaCATTGGGTTTATAGACGACTTGAATTGGACGAAGAAGTTAGCCTGAAGAGAATTAGTGATGAAGAAGATAAAACAAAAGTGAAGAAGATGATAATTGTGAGCTTGTGGTGTGTACAGGCTGACCCTGCAAACAGACCAACCATGAGCAAAGTGATAGAAATGTTGGAAGGGAGTGTTGATTCCTTGCAAGTACCACCCAGTCCTTTCTTGTCTTCTTGTTCAACTTCACTTCCTGCAGAATTTTCTAGCAGTATAGTTTTTAGTCCCAAATAA